The Pontibacter sp. SGAir0037 DNA segment TTCATCTAATTCCCTTCTGGCATCTGCCGTCTCCTCACCAGCCTCTACCCTGGCCTCAGCAGAAGTATTATCAGCTTCATAGGTTGCGTCATCTTCTACCAACCCTTCATTTACCTCTGTCTGGTTTGTACTTACTTCTGAATTATTCTCGCTGCCCGCCCCTTGGCTGCAGGCATACATAAAAGCGCCCAAAGCCAATGCGAACACGAATGTTCTTATCTTTGACGAAATTTCCATAGTTCAATAGTTTTTACTCTAGTGCTTAATACGGATAATCTAAAATATTGATATATGATATATGCTAAATTTATTAATTTCAGCATATCAACTTTAAAAAGTTCAATATATAATAACTAATATTTAATTAATGCCACTTCTTTCTTCTACTTACAGGGCTCCAGCATATTTATTTAACGGGCATATACAAACTATCGTACCTGCTTTGTTTCGAAAAGTAAGAGAGATGCCTTCTTATGAGCGGGAACGACTACTTACACCCGACGACGACTTTTTGGACGCCGATTGGTATAAAACAGGATCAAAAAGCCTGGCTATACTCTCGCATGGTTTAGAGGGCGACAGTAGCAGGAGCTACATATTGGGTATGGTAAAAGCTTTAAACCAGAACGGAATAGATGCATTAGCCTGGAACTACCGCAGTTGTAGTGGCGAACCCAACAAGTTGTTAAGCTCGTACCATTTAGGAGCTTCTGATGACCTGAATTTTGTAATTCAGCATGCGCTTAAAACCGGCAAATACACGACACTTTATTTATTAGGCTATAGCGCGGGCGGCAATATTACTTTAAAGTACCTGGGCGAGAAGCCCGAGCTGGTACCACAGGAGGTGAAACGTGCAGCGGTATTTTCGGTGCCGGTAGACCTGAAGAGCTCTGCACAGCGTATCCCCGTTATTTATACACGACGCTTTTTAAAAACACTCGGCAAAAAGCTGGAACAAAAAAGCGAGATGTTCCCTGGGCAGGTAGATTTAAGCAACTTTAGCCTGTACTGGTCCTTTCCTGAATTTGATAACAGGTATACGGCACC contains these protein-coding regions:
- a CDS encoding YheT family hydrolase, which translates into the protein MPLLSSTYRAPAYLFNGHIQTIVPALFRKVREMPSYERERLLTPDDDFLDADWYKTGSKSLAILSHGLEGDSSRSYILGMVKALNQNGIDALAWNYRSCSGEPNKLLSSYHLGASDDLNFVIQHALKTGKYTTLYLLGYSAGGNITLKYLGEKPELVPQEVKRAAVFSVPVDLKSSAQRIPVIYTRRFLKTLGKKLEQKSEMFPGQVDLSNFSLYWSFPEFDNRYTAPLHGFKDAEDYYSRVSSRQFLPQIKIPTLLVNAQNDPFLGSACYPVEEAAQSTHLYLETPAQGGHVGFAEDFRKDVYYSERRAIEFLLEQ